From a single Silene latifolia isolate original U9 population chromosome 6, ASM4854445v1, whole genome shotgun sequence genomic region:
- the LOC141588570 gene encoding uncharacterized protein LOC141588570 produces MGCICSSWFSIKLNSSIHGFFKGKSGLRQGDPLSPYLFVLSMKVLSRYLRLICTKPNVSYHPKCSRLKLTHLVFADDLMIFTRGDLPSIQTVLDTLTHFSDLFGLHANKDKTDIYFGGVAETVKHHILYTTGFSEGTFPFRHLGLTLNTTRNTTDMYGLLISKLQNKVQYWATKFLSYAGKAQLINSVVFGLEAFWCANVLLPYNILKKLNKMSKDFFWGIGSDQRKWVCKSWDSICSPWLEGGFDIKELLSWNKALLAKWIWILETQQHWLWFSWRKAYHFPDIPFWEVTCKAHFAESFRSIITVKDEMLVKAGSQGNAAKLLHDWTVKGKFYLSAAYNWFRIARPQLTWARALHSQHISPSHSFITSLVVQRKLATIESLISKGLYILNRCILCKQENESHQHLFFCCSYSIEVWHAVLQWIGMDARSNHYEQELLWIAHKNHRRHWQAQWYISCIAATVFYIWQERNSRIFRGVEHSPSHILNQLQLTVSSRLLRYVRKKQYGLLLSKLNGA; encoded by the coding sequence ATGGGTTGTATTTGTTCTTCCTGGTTCTCCATCAAGTTGAATAGCTCTATTCATGGTTTCTTTAAGGGGAAAAGTGGGCTCAGGCAGGGTGACCCCCTATCACCCTATCTTTTTGTGCTGAGTATGAAAGTTCTTTCTAGATATCTCAGATTGATCTGCACTAAGCCTAATGTTTCTTATCATCCTAAATGTTCAAGGTTGAAGCTCACCCACCTTGTCTTTGCTGATGATCTGATGATTTTTACTAGGGGGGATTTGCCATCTATCCAAACTGTTTTGGATACTCTTACTCATTTTTCTGATTTGTTTGGGCTGCATGCTAATAAAGATAAGACTGACATCTACTTTGGAGGGGTGGCTGAGACTGTCAAGCATCATATCCTTTATACTACTGGGTTCTCTGAAGGTACTTTCCCTTTCAGGCACCTGGGACTGACACTGAACACTACTAGGAATACTACTGACATGTATGGACTCTTGATTAGTAAATTGCAGAATAAAGTTCAGTATTGGGCTACTAAATTCCTCTCATATGCTGGGAAAGCTCAGTTAATTAACTCTGTGGTTTTTGGGCTGGAGGCTTTCTGGTGTGCTAATGTCCTTCTACCTTATAATATCCTTAAAAAGCTGAACAAAATGAGTAAGGACTTCTTCTGGGGAATTGGATCTGATCAAAGGAAGTGGGTGTGCAAAAGTTGGGACAGCATCTGCTCCCCTTGGCTTGAGGGGGGGTTTGATATTAAAGAACTGTTGTCCTGGAATAAAGCTTTATTAGCTAAATGGATTTGGATTTTAGAGACCCAGCAGCATTGGTTGTGGTTTTCTTGGCGTAAAGCTTATCATTTTCCAGATATCCCCTTCTGGGAGGTCACATGCAAAGCTCACTTTGCTGAAAGCTTCAGGAGTATCATAACTGTAAAAGATGAGATGCTTGTTAAAGCAGGCTCCCAGGGGAATGCTGCCAAACTGCTTCATGACTGGACTGTTAAGGGAAAGTTTTATCTATCTGCTGCTTATAATTGGTTCCGTATTGCAAGACCTCAGCTCACTTGGGCTAGAGCTCTCCACTCACAACACATCTCTCCATCCCATAGCTTTATTACTTCTCTTGTTGTCCAGAGGAAACTGGCTACTATTGAGTCCCTGATTAGCAAAGGTCTGTACATTCTTAATAGGTGTATCCTTTGTAAACAGGAGAATGAATCCCATCAGCATCTCTTTTTTTGCTGCTCATACTCAATTGAAGTCTGGCATGCTGTCTTGCAGTGGATTGGGATGGATGCAAGGAGTAATCATTATGAGCAGGAACTCCTTTGGATTGCTCACAAAAACCATAGAAGGCACTGGCAAGCGCAGTGGTACATCAGTTGTATAGCAGCTACTGTTTTTTACATCTGGCAGGAACGCAACAGTAGGATTTTTCGTGGGGTTGAGCATTCTCCTTCTCACATCCTGAACCAATTGCAACTGACAGTTAGTAGTCGTCTCCTGAGATATGTTAGGAAGAAGCAGTATGGACTTCTTCTTAGTAAACTAAATGGGGCTTAA